The following proteins come from a genomic window of Mariniflexile sp. TRM1-10:
- a CDS encoding acetate/propionate family kinase has protein sequence MQVLILNSGSSSLKFQLFSMPDETILCSGIVERIGFNDAIFKFKTDKDAIELESKILNHKMGLKLVAQHLLDKNVGVIKLPEDIAIVGHRVVHGGIYFSNTTEITEEVKEKIKALSSLAPLHNPANLEGIVVAEDIFPKAKQVAVFDTAFHQSIPEYAYKYAIPNEFLTEHNIRLYGFHGTSHKYVSEKAIAFLGKKESKIITIHLGNGCSMTAVKNGKSIDHSLGFSPLSGLIMGTRSGDIDPSIIFYLKDKLKYHLKDINTLLNKKSGMLGLTGYSDLRDIEIMAAKGNNDCILALHMNAYRIKKYIGSYAAVLNGLDAIVFTGGIGENSKFMRQLICEDLEFLGINLDTEKNNSDLRTIRAINKEDSQAKILVVPTNEELEIAKQSVGLIKN, from the coding sequence ATGCAAGTATTAATATTAAACTCTGGAAGTTCTTCTTTGAAATTTCAATTATTCTCAATGCCAGATGAAACCATTTTATGCTCTGGAATTGTGGAGCGTATTGGTTTTAACGATGCTATTTTTAAATTTAAAACAGATAAAGATGCCATTGAATTGGAATCGAAAATCTTAAACCATAAAATGGGTTTGAAATTAGTAGCGCAGCATCTTTTAGATAAAAATGTAGGTGTTATAAAATTACCTGAAGATATTGCCATTGTTGGCCATAGAGTGGTACATGGCGGTATTTATTTCAGTAATACTACCGAAATTACAGAAGAGGTTAAAGAGAAAATAAAAGCCTTATCTTCTTTAGCACCGTTACATAATCCTGCTAATTTAGAAGGCATTGTAGTGGCTGAAGATATTTTTCCAAAAGCAAAACAAGTAGCTGTTTTCGATACCGCTTTTCATCAAAGCATTCCAGAATATGCCTATAAATATGCCATTCCCAATGAGTTTTTAACAGAACATAATATCCGCTTGTATGGTTTTCATGGGACAAGCCATAAATATGTTTCAGAAAAAGCTATCGCGTTTTTAGGCAAAAAAGAGTCTAAAATCATCACCATTCATCTAGGAAATGGTTGCAGTATGACGGCTGTAAAAAATGGAAAAAGCATCGACCATTCTTTAGGTTTTTCGCCTCTTAGTGGCTTAATTATGGGAACACGATCTGGCGACATTGACCCTTCCATAATTTTTTATTTAAAAGACAAACTAAAATACCATTTAAAGGATATAAACACCTTATTGAATAAAAAAAGCGGCATGTTAGGACTTACCGGGTATAGCGATTTAAGAGATATAGAAATTATGGCCGCGAAAGGCAATAACGATTGTATATTGGCTTTACATATGAACGCTTATCGAATAAAAAAATATATAGGAAGTTATGCTGCTGTGCTAAACGGACTTGATGCCATAGTGTTTACGGGCGGTATTGGTGAAAACTCAAAATTTATGCGACAGCTAATTTGTGAAGATTTAGAGTTTTTGGGAATTAATTTGGATACTGAAAAAAACAATTCTGATTTAAGAACCATTCGAGCTATAAATAAGGAAGATTCACAAGCAAAAATCTTGGTAGTTCCAACTAATGAAGAATTGGAAATTGCTAAGCAGTCGGTGGGTTTAATTAAAAATTAA
- the gldA gene encoding gliding motility-associated ABC transporter ATP-binding subunit GldA, protein MSIQVEGISKLYGNQKALNNISFKVEKPEIVGFLGPNGAGKSTMMKILTTYLDANEGFSTVNGFDVKTNKQLVQQSVGYLPEHNPLYLDMYIKEYLAFNASIYKISKARIDEVIELTGLTSEAHKKIGQLSKGYRQRVGLANALLHNPDVLILDEPTTGLDPNQLVEIRNLIRSIGKAKTVFLSTHIMQEVEAMCDRVIIINKGEIVADKKLKELHENQQQIVVVEFDYRVEDAFLLKLPKVKTVVNTHDFVYEITFSTSQDMRSHVFDFAHDNKLKILQLNQKNASLESLFRELTSK, encoded by the coding sequence ATGTCAATACAGGTAGAAGGCATTTCAAAACTTTACGGAAACCAAAAAGCACTAAACAACATCTCTTTTAAAGTTGAAAAACCTGAAATTGTTGGTTTTCTGGGACCAAATGGCGCCGGAAAATCTACAATGATGAAAATTTTAACCACTTACTTAGATGCCAACGAAGGTTTCTCTACCGTAAATGGCTTTGATGTAAAAACTAATAAACAGCTAGTTCAGCAAAGTGTTGGTTATTTGCCCGAGCATAATCCGTTGTACTTGGACATGTATATTAAAGAATACTTGGCTTTTAATGCTAGCATTTATAAAATTAGCAAAGCGCGCATAGATGAAGTTATAGAACTTACCGGGCTAACCTCCGAAGCCCATAAAAAAATCGGGCAACTATCAAAAGGGTACCGTCAGCGTGTGGGTTTAGCCAATGCCCTATTGCATAATCCCGATGTTTTAATTTTAGATGAACCAACCACGGGCTTGGACCCTAACCAATTGGTAGAAATTAGAAACCTTATAAGATCCATTGGCAAAGCCAAAACCGTATTTCTTTCTACGCATATTATGCAAGAAGTAGAAGCGATGTGCGACCGTGTTATAATTATTAATAAAGGTGAAATTGTAGCCGACAAAAAACTAAAAGAGTTACACGAAAACCAACAGCAAATTGTTGTGGTCGAGTTTGATTACCGTGTTGAAGATGCTTTTTTATTAAAACTACCAAAAGTTAAAACGGTGGTCAATACGCACGATTTTGTTTATGAAATCACCTTTTCTACATCTCAAGACATGCGCTCGCATGTATTTGACTTTGCACACGACAATAAATTAAAGATATTGCAACTCAACCAAAAAAATGCGAGCTTAGAAAGTTTGTTTAGAGAATTGACTTCTAAATAA
- a CDS encoding acyloxyacyl hydrolase: MKHFLTYTFLIVTLFVFSQEKQHTSYLDVNYFRGNIALHNNDILHLINGHPEGYILSWNKKTYGFNAWEQRYNYPDYGVTYIYQNLKNEVLGSSASLYAHYNFYFLNRNLMFRIGQGIGYTPNPYDKKENYRNIAFGTHLLSSTMIMLNYKKERIIGDFGLQAGFSLIHYSNANVKAPNTSVNTIAFNLGVTYNLDAEEPEYITTIADGEKEKFTQPIKYNVVFRGGVNESDVVGSGQFPFYIVSAYADKRINIKSALQLGTDVFFSNFLKEYIHYRSVSYPEEPTTGNEDHKRVGVFAGHELFVNKTSLITQLGYYVYYPFDFEGRTYFRIGLKRYINEKWFGALTLKSHGAKAEAVELGIGVRL, from the coding sequence ATGAAGCACTTTTTAACCTACACCTTTTTAATAGTAACGCTTTTTGTTTTTTCACAAGAAAAACAACATACATCTTACTTAGATGTTAACTATTTTAGAGGTAATATTGCATTACATAATAACGATATTCTGCATTTAATTAATGGGCATCCCGAAGGTTATATATTAAGTTGGAATAAAAAAACCTATGGTTTTAATGCTTGGGAGCAACGTTATAATTATCCCGATTATGGTGTGACTTACATTTACCAAAACCTAAAAAATGAGGTTTTAGGTAGTAGCGCATCCCTTTATGCACATTATAATTTCTATTTTTTAAATCGGAATTTAATGTTCAGAATCGGGCAAGGTATTGGGTACACTCCAAATCCATACGATAAAAAAGAAAATTATAGAAACATTGCTTTTGGTACTCATTTATTAAGTAGTACCATGATAATGCTTAATTACAAAAAGGAACGAATCATTGGTGACTTTGGATTACAAGCGGGCTTTTCGCTAATTCATTATTCAAATGCAAATGTGAAAGCGCCAAATACAAGCGTTAATACCATTGCTTTTAATTTGGGTGTGACCTATAATCTAGATGCCGAAGAACCTGAATATATTACAACCATAGCAGATGGTGAAAAGGAAAAATTTACCCAGCCTATAAAATATAATGTTGTTTTTAGAGGTGGTGTTAACGAAAGCGATGTCGTTGGTAGTGGTCAATTTCCGTTTTATATCGTTTCAGCTTATGCCGATAAACGTATTAATATTAAAAGTGCACTGCAATTAGGAACCGATGTGTTTTTTTCAAACTTTTTAAAAGAATATATTCATTATAGATCGGTGTCTTATCCTGAAGAGCCCACAACAGGAAATGAAGACCATAAACGTGTTGGTGTTTTTGCTGGTCACGAACTGTTTGTTAACAAAACGTCATTGATTACACAATTAGGATATTATGTGTATTATCCATTCGATTTTGAAGGAAGAACCTATTTCAGAATCGGTTTAAAGCGTTATATTAACGAAAAGTGGTTTGGTGCGCTAACTTTAAAATCGCATGGAGCAAAAGCGGAAGCTGTTGAATTAGGAATAGGTGTAAGATTATAA
- the pta gene encoding phosphate acetyltransferase, translated as MSKGIYVATIEPNSGKSVVVLGLMRMLLGKTAKVGYFRPIIEDLDDGEMDNHISTVLSHFEIDINYKKTFAFTRNEVLDLYNQGKSGEVIDEIIKKYKHIEQHFDFVLVEGTDFSHENSSIELDLNILISKNLGLPVIIVLQGDKKDFKEIVDNAQLAHDTFRNEVNVLSIMTNKVNPEDISTLKNLLLERINTTDITVIPKIHSLSSPTVKEVIKLLDGKVLFGKDMLNNLIDSFSVGAMQLRNYLIHLKENALVITPGDRADIILGALQANISKNYPKISGIILTGGLIPEAPILKLIEGLSSVVPIISVKDGTYMATNIIGNIKSKIYAENTEKITTSISTFEKHVDTDKLAERLITFESGAFTPRMFQYNLLQRALKNKKHIVLPEGYDERVLEAAARLINAQVVELTLIGDKELIKERIEKLDISLDLNTVNIVSPTKSPYFEDYVNTFYELRKHKNVNLEMARDAMSDVSYFGTMMIYKGHADGMVSGAVHTTQHTLRPALQFIKTKPGVNIVSSIFFMCLEDRISVFGDCAINPNPNAQELAEIAISSAQTAKDFGIEPKVAMLSYSSGASGKGVDVEKVREATEIVKLEAPTLKIEGPIQYDAAVDMRIGKSKLPDSEVAGSASVLIFPDLNTGNNTYKAVQRETGALAIGPVLQGLNKPVNDLSRGCTVDDIYSTVIITAIQAQEN; from the coding sequence ATGAGTAAAGGAATTTATGTAGCTACCATTGAACCAAACAGCGGAAAATCGGTTGTTGTTTTAGGCTTAATGCGTATGCTTTTAGGAAAAACAGCCAAAGTCGGGTATTTCAGACCTATTATTGAAGATTTAGACGATGGCGAAATGGACAACCATATTAGTACCGTACTATCACATTTTGAGATTGATATAAATTACAAAAAAACCTTTGCCTTTACCAGAAATGAAGTGCTTGATCTATATAACCAAGGGAAATCTGGAGAAGTCATTGATGAAATCATTAAAAAATACAAACACATCGAACAACATTTCGATTTTGTTTTAGTTGAAGGCACTGATTTTTCACACGAAAACTCCAGTATAGAATTAGACTTAAATATTCTAATTTCAAAAAACTTGGGACTTCCGGTTATTATTGTTCTACAAGGTGACAAAAAAGACTTTAAAGAAATTGTTGATAACGCCCAATTGGCACACGACACCTTTAGAAATGAGGTCAACGTACTTTCTATAATGACCAACAAGGTAAATCCAGAAGACATTTCAACCTTAAAAAATCTATTGCTTGAGCGTATAAACACTACCGATATTACGGTCATTCCGAAAATCCATAGTTTATCGAGCCCCACAGTAAAAGAAGTTATAAAATTGCTTGATGGCAAAGTGCTTTTTGGTAAGGACATGCTAAATAATCTTATAGACAGTTTTAGTGTGGGTGCGATGCAATTACGCAACTACCTTATCCATTTAAAAGAAAATGCTTTGGTTATTACCCCCGGCGATAGAGCCGATATCATTTTAGGAGCATTACAAGCTAACATATCCAAAAATTATCCAAAAATTTCTGGTATTATTTTAACAGGTGGTCTTATTCCTGAAGCACCTATCTTAAAACTTATCGAAGGTCTCTCTAGTGTTGTACCGATAATTAGCGTGAAAGACGGTACGTATATGGCTACTAACATCATTGGGAATATTAAATCTAAAATATATGCCGAAAACACCGAAAAAATAACCACATCTATTTCAACTTTTGAAAAACATGTGGATACTGATAAACTAGCTGAAAGATTAATAACCTTCGAATCGGGTGCATTCACACCAAGAATGTTCCAATACAATTTATTACAACGTGCTTTAAAAAACAAAAAACATATTGTGTTGCCTGAAGGTTACGATGAACGCGTTTTAGAAGCCGCTGCCCGATTAATAAATGCACAAGTCGTAGAATTAACGCTTATTGGTGATAAAGAATTAATTAAAGAGCGTATCGAAAAACTCGATATTTCTTTAGATTTAAATACCGTAAACATAGTATCGCCCACAAAATCGCCATACTTTGAAGATTACGTAAACACCTTTTACGAACTTAGAAAACATAAAAACGTCAACTTAGAAATGGCAAGAGATGCCATGTCTGATGTATCGTATTTTGGAACCATGATGATTTACAAAGGGCATGCCGACGGTATGGTTTCTGGTGCTGTACACACGACACAACACACCTTACGTCCTGCTTTACAGTTTATTAAAACAAAACCGGGCGTGAATATTGTATCGTCTATTTTCTTTATGTGTTTAGAAGATAGAATTTCGGTTTTTGGTGATTGTGCCATTAACCCAAACCCAAATGCACAAGAATTGGCAGAAATTGCCATTTCATCGGCACAAACTGCTAAAGACTTTGGAATTGAACCTAAAGTAGCTATGTTATCGTACTCATCGGGTGCGTCGGGAAAAGGTGTCGATGTTGAAAAAGTTAGGGAAGCAACCGAAATAGTTAAATTGGAAGCACCAACTTTAAAAATAGAAGGGCCCATTCAATATGATGCTGCGGTTGATATGCGTATAGGAAAAAGCAAATTACCAGATTCTGAAGTTGCAGGTAGTGCCAGCGTGCTTATTTTTCCAGACTTAAACACAGGAAACAACACCTATAAAGCAGTACAACGTGAAACGGGCGCACTAGCCATTGGTCCTGTTTTACAAGGATTGAACAAACCCGTTAATGATTTAAGTAGAGGCTGTACTGTAGACGATATTTACAGTACCGTTATAATAACCGCCATACAAGCTCAAGAAAATTAA
- the metF gene encoding methylenetetrahydrofolate reductase [NAD(P)H], with protein MKVTDHIKKANGKTLFSFEVVPPQKGKNIQDLYNNIDPLMEFNPPFIDVTTSREEYVYVDKGNGLLDKRITRLRPGTVGICASIMHKYKVDAIPHLLCGGFTKEETEYVLVDCHYLGIDNVVALRGDSRKDEPYFVPTKGGNAYASELVQQITNLNNGKYLHDEIEVEHNYDFCIGVAGYPEKHMEAPSFNSDLKRLKEKVDAGADYVVTQMFFDNKKYFDFVERAREIGITVPIIPGIKPLAIKRHLQILPQVFKIDLPEELIEAVEACKDNIAVRQVGIEFAIQQSKELKAAGVPFLHYYSMGKSDNIKAIASELF; from the coding sequence ATGAAAGTAACAGATCACATAAAAAAAGCCAACGGAAAAACATTATTCTCTTTTGAAGTGGTACCGCCTCAAAAAGGCAAAAATATTCAGGATTTATATAATAATATTGATCCGTTAATGGAGTTTAATCCACCGTTTATTGATGTAACGACCTCTAGAGAAGAATATGTGTATGTTGATAAGGGCAACGGACTTTTGGATAAACGTATTACGCGTTTACGTCCGGGAACCGTTGGTATTTGTGCTTCTATTATGCATAAATATAAGGTAGATGCTATTCCGCATTTGTTATGTGGTGGTTTTACTAAAGAGGAAACCGAATATGTTTTGGTAGATTGTCACTATTTAGGTATTGATAACGTGGTGGCATTGCGTGGTGATTCTAGGAAAGATGAACCTTATTTTGTTCCTACCAAAGGCGGAAATGCTTATGCAAGCGAATTGGTACAACAAATCACGAACTTAAACAATGGTAAATATTTGCACGATGAGATAGAGGTTGAACACAATTACGATTTTTGTATTGGTGTAGCTGGTTACCCAGAAAAGCACATGGAAGCACCTTCTTTTAATTCCGATTTAAAGCGTTTAAAAGAAAAGGTAGATGCTGGTGCCGATTATGTTGTGACACAAATGTTTTTTGATAATAAAAAGTATTTTGACTTTGTAGAAAGAGCTAGGGAAATTGGTATTACGGTGCCTATTATTCCAGGCATTAAGCCACTTGCTATTAAACGTCACTTACAAATTTTACCACAGGTTTTTAAAATAGACTTACCCGAAGAGCTTATTGAAGCGGTTGAGGCTTGCAAAGACAATATTGCTGTAAGGCAAGTAGGTATTGAGTTTGCTATTCAGCAATCTAAAGAATTGAAAGCAGCAGGTGTGCCGTTTTTACATTATTACTCTATGGGTAAAAGCGATAATATAAAAGCGATTGCATCGGAGTTATTTTAA
- a CDS encoding prephenate dehydratase, giving the protein MIKTVAIQGVKGSFHHIVSQQFFDKPVDAIECLTFDQVVDSLITKESDAAIMALENSIAGSIIPNYALINKFGLHIVGEHYLDIQHNLMALPNQNIKEIKEVYSHPMALLQCMEFFKLHPHIKLVEDKDTAEVAQRIQEKQLKGVGAIASAVAAEIFELDILAHSIQTIRHNETRFVIVKRTNSEVPENQINKASVKFEADHKRGSLAAILNVMSDCKLNLTKIQSLPIVETPWKYAFFVDVTFETYSEFKKAKSIIEIMAQGFKVLGEYKNAKI; this is encoded by the coding sequence ATGATAAAAACAGTGGCCATACAGGGCGTAAAAGGATCTTTTCATCATATTGTGTCACAGCAATTTTTTGATAAGCCTGTTGATGCTATAGAATGTTTGACATTCGATCAAGTTGTCGATTCTTTAATTACTAAAGAAAGCGACGCTGCCATTATGGCTTTAGAGAATTCTATCGCGGGGTCTATCATTCCCAATTATGCTTTAATTAACAAATTTGGGTTGCATATTGTAGGTGAGCACTATTTAGATATTCAACACAATTTAATGGCGTTGCCCAATCAGAATATTAAAGAAATTAAGGAAGTGTATTCGCACCCAATGGCATTGTTACAATGTATGGAGTTTTTTAAACTACACCCACATATTAAATTGGTTGAAGATAAAGACACTGCCGAGGTTGCCCAACGTATTCAAGAAAAGCAATTAAAAGGTGTTGGGGCTATTGCAAGTGCTGTGGCTGCCGAAATTTTTGAATTGGATATTTTAGCACATAGCATTCAAACGATAAGACATAACGAAACACGTTTTGTAATTGTAAAGCGTACCAATTCTGAAGTGCCGGAAAACCAAATTAATAAAGCCTCGGTTAAATTTGAAGCAGACCATAAAAGAGGAAGTTTAGCCGCTATTTTAAATGTGATGAGCGATTGTAAATTGAATTTAACGAAAATACAATCGTTGCCAATTGTTGAAACACCATGGAAATATGCCTTTTTTGTTGATGTTACTTTTGAAACGTATAGCGAATTTAAAAAGGCAAAATCTATTATAGAAATTATGGCACAAGGATTTAAAGTTTTGGGTGAGTATAAAAATGCCAAGATATGA
- a CDS encoding pyridoxal phosphate-dependent aminotransferase, producing MIEAANRLNTVEEYYFSKKLREVNLLIASGKPIINLGIGSPDMQPPQKVIDALNEGFSNPSAHKYQSYQGLPELREAIAGFYKEHFHVNLSPSTEVLPLMGSKEGIMHISMAYLNEGDEVLIPNPGYPTYQSVTNLVGAVPVFYELDEANKWLPDFKALEKLDLSKVKIMWVNYPHMPTGAQPSKFLFEELVAFGKKHNILIVNDNPYSFVLNDTYKSILEVKGAKDVCLELNSLSKTFNMAGWRVGMVVGDSIHINNVLKVKSNMDSGMFYGIQKGAIEALKCSQMWFVTLNNVYKQRRDLVWQLADALNCTYDKNATGLFVWAKLPSGIKSEAFIDLVLKNNHIFITPGTIFGSKGEGYIRFSLCASTEVLGEAITRVTMSL from the coding sequence ATGATTGAAGCAGCTAACAGATTAAACACCGTTGAAGAATACTACTTCTCAAAAAAATTAAGAGAAGTGAATTTGCTTATTGCAAGTGGTAAGCCTATTATCAATTTAGGTATAGGTAGTCCCGATATGCAACCGCCACAAAAGGTCATTGATGCTTTAAATGAAGGGTTTTCTAACCCAAGTGCGCATAAATATCAAAGTTACCAAGGGTTGCCTGAGCTGAGAGAAGCCATTGCAGGATTTTATAAAGAACATTTTCATGTGAATTTAAGTCCTTCAACAGAAGTGTTGCCGTTAATGGGAAGTAAGGAAGGAATTATGCATATTTCTATGGCATATTTGAATGAAGGTGATGAAGTTTTAATACCAAATCCTGGGTATCCAACCTACCAATCGGTAACAAATTTAGTTGGTGCAGTTCCGGTTTTTTATGAATTGGATGAAGCTAACAAATGGTTGCCGGATTTTAAGGCTTTAGAGAAATTGGATTTAAGTAAAGTGAAAATAATGTGGGTAAACTACCCGCACATGCCAACAGGTGCGCAACCAAGCAAATTTTTATTTGAAGAGTTGGTGGCCTTTGGTAAAAAACATAATATTTTAATTGTTAACGACAATCCATACAGTTTTGTTTTAAACGATACATATAAAAGTATATTAGAAGTTAAAGGAGCTAAAGACGTTTGTTTGGAGTTGAATTCGTTAAGCAAAACCTTTAATATGGCAGGATGGCGTGTAGGTATGGTGGTTGGTGACAGTATACACATTAATAATGTTTTAAAGGTGAAAAGTAATATGGATTCCGGAATGTTTTATGGCATTCAAAAAGGAGCTATTGAAGCTTTAAAATGTTCGCAAATGTGGTTTGTTACCTTGAATAATGTTTACAAACAGCGTAGGGATTTAGTATGGCAATTAGCCGATGCGTTAAATTGTACTTACGATAAAAATGCGACAGGATTATTTGTTTGGGCAAAATTACCATCAGGTATAAAATCGGAAGCGTTTATAGATTTGGTACTTAAGAACAATCATATATTTATCACACCGGGAACTATTTTTGGTAGTAAAGGTGAAGGATACATACGGTTTTCGTTATGTGCTTCAACCGAAGTTTTAGGAGAAGCCATTACACGCGTAACAATGAGTTTATAA
- a CDS encoding methylenetetrahydrofolate reductase, with translation MLENKINNRKSGVLLYGLTPPKLNTEEHKIKAIADKQIERISVLEIDGLVLYDIQDESSRNDKPRPFPFMDTLSPEIYNTTYLRELNLPKIIYKSVGKYSVNELNAWINEYAKNIDYSVFVGTPSNRLKSNLSLNEAYHINKNSVNSIRLGGVIIPERHYKKNDEHIRLFNKIDKGCHFFISQCVYNIDNTKNFLSDYYYSSLDNNRELHTIIFTLTPCGSLKTMEFMEWLGIDIPKWLKNDLKHSKDILLKSIEICKTIAEELLNYCKDKNIPIGFNIESVSIRKAEIDASIELLKEVKVLMNKYQYSAIVCE, from the coding sequence ATGTTAGAAAATAAAATTAATAACAGAAAGTCTGGAGTTTTACTTTATGGATTAACTCCTCCGAAGCTAAATACAGAAGAGCATAAAATCAAAGCCATTGCCGATAAACAAATTGAACGTATCAGTGTATTAGAAATTGATGGTTTAGTGTTGTATGATATTCAAGATGAGTCTTCTAGAAATGACAAGCCAAGACCATTTCCTTTTATGGATACATTAAGCCCGGAAATTTACAATACAACTTACTTAAGAGAGTTAAACCTTCCCAAAATAATATATAAAAGTGTTGGCAAATATTCGGTAAATGAACTTAATGCATGGATTAATGAATATGCTAAAAACATTGACTATTCTGTGTTTGTTGGAACACCATCAAACAGGCTTAAGTCCAATTTATCATTAAATGAAGCCTATCATATTAATAAAAATTCGGTTAATTCAATTAGATTGGGAGGTGTTATAATTCCTGAGCGTCATTATAAAAAAAATGATGAGCATATTAGATTATTTAATAAAATAGATAAGGGATGTCATTTTTTTATTTCTCAGTGTGTTTACAACATTGATAATACTAAAAATTTTCTTTCAGATTATTATTATAGTTCTTTAGATAATAATAGAGAATTACATACAATTATATTTACATTAACGCCATGTGGTTCTTTAAAAACAATGGAGTTTATGGAATGGTTGGGAATTGATATCCCAAAATGGTTGAAAAACGATTTAAAACACTCAAAGGATATTCTTTTAAAATCGATTGAAATATGTAAAACTATTGCGGAAGAATTATTGAATTATTGTAAAGATAAGAATATACCAATTGGATTTAATATAGAAAGTGTTTCAATACGAAAAGCAGAAATTGATGCTTCAATTGAGTTACTTAAAGAAGTTAAAGTGTTGATGAATAAATATCAATATTCTGCTATAGTATGTGAATAA
- a CDS encoding head GIN domain-containing protein, translating into MKNLVYILMSLLMLACNSEQAGDCFQTTGTIIQQEVSVSNFDKILVNRDIELIIKEGAEQKVIIETGKNLLNDVEAVVIDGKLILTDNNSCNYVRDYGITKVYVTSPNITEIRSSTQYDVRSDGVLTYPNLTILAEDYSAPGTFTNGNFKFQIDNVTFKLVFNNLSNCYISGKTNNLNITFAAGTSRFEGANLVAQNVTLWNRSSNDMIVNPQQSLTGKISGTGNVISVTHPPIVEVQELYKGRLIFN; encoded by the coding sequence ATGAAAAATTTAGTTTACATATTAATGTCCCTTTTGATGCTCGCTTGCAATAGCGAACAAGCAGGCGATTGTTTTCAAACTACGGGAACTATTATCCAACAAGAAGTTTCAGTTTCTAACTTCGATAAAATATTAGTCAACAGAGATATTGAATTGATCATAAAAGAAGGTGCGGAGCAAAAAGTAATTATTGAAACCGGTAAAAACTTATTGAATGATGTCGAAGCGGTGGTTATTGATGGAAAACTTATTCTAACAGATAATAATAGTTGTAATTATGTGCGAGATTATGGTATTACAAAAGTGTATGTAACATCTCCAAACATCACCGAAATTAGAAGTTCTACACAATACGATGTACGTTCTGATGGGGTCTTAACCTACCCAAACTTAACTATTTTGGCGGAAGATTACAGCGCCCCTGGTACTTTTACTAATGGCAATTTTAAGTTTCAAATCGATAATGTGACATTCAAATTGGTATTTAACAACTTATCCAATTGTTATATTTCGGGGAAAACCAATAACCTGAATATTACATTTGCAGCAGGCACATCGCGTTTTGAAGGGGCTAATTTAGTGGCTCAAAACGTCACACTTTGGAACCGAAGTTCCAACGATATGATCGTAAACCCGCAACAATCTTTAACAGGAAAAATATCTGGTACAGGTAACGTTATTTCGGTAACGCATCCACCAATTGTTGAGGTTCAAGAATTATATAAAGGACGCTTAATTTTTAATTAA